The following DNA comes from Syntrophobacterales bacterium.
TGCGATCTTCATTCTCATTACCTGGGGCGACCATGTGTTCGGGATGGTAAGCTCTCCCTGGGTATCCGGGATCGTGATGCTGATGATCACGACCGCGGTTGTGGCGTCAGGCGCCCTGTGGGAACGCCGGACTTTTTGCCGTCACCTGTGTTTCCTGGGAGGACTATCCGGGAACTACTCGCAGACCGGTATGCTGGCCCTGCGGAGCACTCCCGAAAAATGCGCCCAATGCAAAGACCCGGTTTGCTACAAGGGAACGAGGAATGTTCCGGGATGCCGCATGTTCGAGTACCCCCGGGTCATGGACAGCAGCGCCAATTGCAATTTGTGCGGGGATTGCGTGAAGTCCTGCCCGCATGATTCCCTCACGCTGACGGGACGTCTGCCTTCCGAGGAATTGTGGTCTGTCCATAAACCCAAACTGGCGGCGGCTTTCCTCGCTGTCGTGATTATGGGCATTGTCTTTTTGCAGAACATCACCATGCTGGAGATGTGGCAGGGGATTTTGAGCTGGCTGGAAAACCTGCTCCATACGAAAAACTATTTCGTGACCTTTACCGTCACTTTCCTGGTGATCCTGCCGATACCCATTTATTTGCTGACCCTTGCCAGTTTTGTCGCCAAAAAAATCAATGGCGATACCCTGGCGCAGAATTTCACGAAGTTCGGCTATGCGATTATCGCTCTTGACGTTGCCGGGCACATTGCCCATAATCTGTTCCATCTGCTGGCGGAGGGAAAGTCCGTTTATATTACCGCCCTGATGTTTGCAGGACGGGAGGCGCATGGCATTGACCCGGCTCTGGTGAGCGGCCCGACCATCCAGCTTCTCCAGTATGGCCTGGTGATCCTGGGGGTGATCGGTTCCCTGTACACGGCCTACCGGATCAGCCGGAGCAATTACCCTGATAAAATCTGGGGCAGTCTGGCGCCCTATGCGATCCTGATCGCGGTGTTGGGAGTCATCAATCTGGTGCTGTTCAGCCTGCCGATGTCGATGCGTATGTAACAAGCGATTTACAACCAAGCCCGGAGGGCATGATGCACTGTTAGAGTCCACTGTAATATTGGGTCGGCGTGGATCATGTCCTGCGGCTTTTTATCGCGGGAGTCTTGACCATCAAAAATCCGGGATTGGCGTGATCCAGACCTTCCATCTGGCGTTTTCCTCGCGAGACATTGCTGTAGTATCCGTAATATCTCACCATTTGCTCGCCCCGGTTCGGGGAAGAGCACCCTCCTCAATATCCTGGGGGGGCTCAGCCATCCCAGCGCGGGGATGGGAAATAAACAGGGGCGCATCTCTGCATTAATTCATTGCTTCACTATCGTCCAAAACTCTCTTGGGGTTACCATTTGAGTGTTCTGATACTTGACCAAACATAATAAATCCTGATCTCCGGTGATTATGTAATCTGCCAATGAACGGTGAGCAAGCCCCAATACATGAATATCGTTCTCATCTCTACACAATGATTCATCCAGGTCATCCGTTTCGGAAATGAGACAATTTTCTCTCAAATAGGATACTATTAAATTGCCTTGTGGTAAGGGGAGTTTGATTTTTCTCTCCAAATTCATTGATACTTCTGCTAAAATCGCTTCACTCAAGATCACATCAAACCGATCAAGGCACAGCTCAAAAACTGCACTGCAAAGTCCACGACTTGCAAAAGCAGCAATGATCACATTGGTATCAAGAATTATCTTCATGAAATCATAGTGAATATATCTTCATCGGACAATATGCCTTGCGCCTCGGCAAATGGCAGCACCCTGTTTCTTAATCTTCGAAAGCGGTAAATAGCCAAATATCGTTTTAAGGATTCGCGCACGATATCACTCACCGGTTTATTCTCGTTTCTGCTTAATTCTTGCAATCCTTCTCTTAGATCATCGGGTATGCGTATAGTAAGAGTTTGATTCATATATCACCTCCATTTGTGTTACAACGTAACACGCTCAGACATCATTGTCAACAAGCTTAACTTTAACAAATTCCTCAGGGCATATCCCCCGCGAGACCTTTGAATAATGCCCCTGCTTTGTCATTCCCGCGGAGGCGGGAATCCGGAACATCTCGAAATGACTTGATACTGTCTGTCGACGTTATGACGATTTGGCTGATTTCATGAGAAATTCAAGCTCTCTCCGCATCGGCCCTTAACATCTCCAGTATCGGTCCGAGGTCAATGGACGGAAATAAATAGGTTTCTGTCCCTCGTATAAACAATGTGATTCGCCGTTTTATGGCCTCTGGATCAGATTCCGGAAAAAACGGACAACTTCAGGGGTAAACCAGTCCCTCGGACCGATAACGATTTCTTCAATCAACCCCTCTTTATTAACGATAAAGCTTTCCGGAACGCCGGTCGTTCCATAGAGATTTTTTATCCTCCCCTCGGGGTCCAGAAGGGCCGGGAAACTCAGTTTGTATTCTTTCATGAACGGGGCGACAGCCGCAGCCCCTGCTGTGTCAATGCTGACCGCGAGGATTTCAAAGTCTTTACCCTTCAACTCCTGATGAAGCTTTTCCATCGAGGGCATCTCTTCCCGGCAAGGGGGGCACCATGTGGCCCAGATATTGACGAAGACCACTTTACCCTTGAAATCGGCCAGGCTGATATTCTTGCCGTCCAGTCCCGGAAAGGTAAAATTCGGTGCGGGCATTCCCACCTTGACCCTTGGCTTATGAGACGTAAAGAATGAATCTTTCCCCTGAAAGAGAATAAAGACCGCTGCTGCAATAATAATGAAAACAAAAAAGATGATATGTTTAAAGCGATATCCATCATCTGCACGTACCCTTTTTTCTTCCATGTTATCCACCATTGACAAAAAGATCACTAAAGGCCGAAATCGATCCAGAAGAACTGTCCATAGTTCGAGATCCACTGGAAAACATTAAAAAGCAACATCAAACCGACGATGACCAGGACAACGCCCATCCCTACCTCAACATAATGCGCCATTTTTCCGTACCGGCGGATTATCCCGGACAACCACCCGATGCTCAGGGCGGCGATCAAAAAGGGAATAGCCAAACCGAGGGAATAGGAGATAAGCAGTTTGGTCCCCAGGGCAACGGAACTGCCTTTGACAGCGAGTGTCAGGATCGAGCCCAGAACCGGACCAATGCAGGGCGACCATCCGGCGGAGAAAAAGATTCCCATCAGGAAAGAAGTTATGTATCCCCGCTTGCGGTCCGGATTGCCCTGGATGCGTACATCGTACTCCAGAAAGGCGATGCGGAAAACACCGGTCATGTGCAGTCCGAAAAGGATAACCACGATCCCGCCGATACGCGCCACCCAGTTGCGCAGGTCGTAGAGCAGGCTGCCAAAGGCGGAGGCCGCGACACCAAGCAGCACAAACACGACGCTGAAGCCAAGCACAAAGGCCAGACCGTGCGTAAAGGTCGTGAAACGATTTCCGGACCTGTTTTCACCCCCCGCGGCCCGGCCGCCCAGGTAGCCGATATACGCTGGAACCAGCGAGAAAAGGCAGGGGGAAAGAAAAGAGGCCAGCCCGGCCAGAAATGCCAATCCAATTGAAATGTTAAAACCCATAGTTACGCTTACCTGAGTGATAGTGAAATTTAATATCCAGACCGAAGCTAACACATATCCACAAGAGAGGCCATAGTATTTTATTGTCCGCTGAGGTAATTGCAAAACTCCGTGTCATGCCCGAATGCTTTTATCGGGCATCCATGATTTCAAATAGTTAAAAAATGGATTATGAACATTAAACTTCGTTTTCCCGCCCAGAAGCGTTGCGGGAATGACAGCGTTGGGAGTTTTGCAATTGGCTCCACTATATTGCGTATTGGCGGATTAGAGAATCAGCAATTTTTTCACTGAGAAAAAAATGTCCTCAGCGATCAGTTGCCGGAGCAAATGCCCAAGGGGAATAAACTTGTCGCCGGCCTACTGAAAAAGCAGATATTCCTGCCCATAAATTTGTTGCATACCTTATGAAAATGTTGTTATACAGGACACAACGCAACAAAAAAAACTCAACAGACATCTTGGATGATGCAGAGAAGACAGGCTCCTTCGAAATGACATTATGACATAACAGCAGGCGTATTTGAGGCCATGTATTGAGGTTCAATGAACAGGAGAAGACCATGAGAGAGATCAATATCAGTGAGATAGTTGCAACGGTGAAAGCTTTACTGATAGAGGCGAATTACCATTTGGGGCAGGATATTGTGGCCGCTTTTGAGCGGGGTATTGCCGGCGATGAATCGCCCGTCGCCAGGGAAGTGCTTAAGGAACTCAAAGAAAACGCCAGGATTGCCGCAGAAGGCGAATATCCGCTCTGCCAGGATACGGGGCTCGCCGTCCTGTTCGTCGATATCGGTCAGGATGTTCACGTTGTCGGCGGGAACATCAAAGACGCCTTCAACGAAGGCGTGCGGCAGGCCTACAAGGACGGGTATTTACGCAAATCGTCCTGCGATCCCTTTACCAGAAAAAATACGGGGGACAACACCCCGGCCATCATCCACTACGACATCGTCCCCGGAGAAAAGATCAAAATCATGGCCGTCCCGAAGGGCGGCGGGGCGGAGAACATGAGCCGCGTCCAGATGCTGGCCCCCTCGGCGGGCGTTGAAGGGATAAAGGATTACATCGTCAACCGGATCAGGGAAGCCGGTTCCAATCCCTGTCCGCCCATAATTGTCGGTGTAGGAATCGGCGGAACGTTCGAAAGAACGGCTATTCTGGCCAAGAAGGCATTGCTGCGCAAACTGGGCGAGCGCAATCCCGATCCCGGGATCGCCGCGCTTGAGCGGGAGGTGCTGGAGCTGATCAACAAGCTCGGGACAGGACCGATGGGTTATGGCGGCACGACCACGGCGCTCGAGGTTTTCTTCGAGGTTGAACCCTGTCATATAGCCAGCCTCCCCTTGGCGGTGAATGTTCAGTGTCATCAAAACAGGCATAAGGAAGCAACTATCTAAGGGAGGAAGAGCATGGCAAACGAAATTCGGCTGAAAACACCCCTGACCGATGCAGATACTGATAAATTGAAAATAGGCGACAAGGTTCTTATTTCCGGCATTATCTACACGGGACGGGATGCTGCCCACAAGCGGATGATCGAGCTTGTCAATGCGGGCCAGGAATTGCCTATCGACGTCAAGGGCCAGATAATCTACTACGTCGGTCCGACCCCGGCCCGGCCGGGGA
Coding sequences within:
- a CDS encoding 4Fe-4S binding protein; amino-acid sequence: MKSLQKQQAASSAPRYNLLKNRLIGGFIKSKWYPGIIKWPTAVSFVLIMYVLLFGPSIAHNNLGTALTWVLWWPLIPIIFVLMGRFWCAICPFGALNDLVQKFVGHQRPVPKFLKKYGIWLIDAIFILITWGDHVFGMVSSPWVSGIVMLMITTAVVASGALWERRTFCRHLCFLGGLSGNYSQTGMLALRSTPEKCAQCKDPVCYKGTRNVPGCRMFEYPRVMDSSANCNLCGDCVKSCPHDSLTLTGRLPSEELWSVHKPKLAAAFLAVVIMGIVFLQNITMLEMWQGILSWLENLLHTKNYFVTFTVTFLVILPIPIYLLTLASFVAKKINGDTLAQNFTKFGYAIIALDVAGHIAHNLFHLLAEGKSVYITALMFAGREAHGIDPALVSGPTIQLLQYGLVILGVIGSLYTAYRISRSNYPDKIWGSLAPYAILIAVLGVINLVLFSLPMSMRM
- a CDS encoding putative toxin-antitoxin system toxin component, PIN family, with the translated sequence MKIILDTNVIIAAFASRGLCSAVFELCLDRFDVILSEAILAEVSMNLERKIKLPLPQGNLIVSYLRENCLISETDDLDESLCRDENDIHVLGLAHRSLADYIITGDQDLLCLVKYQNTQMVTPREFWTIVKQ
- a CDS encoding ribbon-helix-helix domain-containing protein — encoded protein: MNQTLTIRIPDDLREGLQELSRNENKPVSDIVRESLKRYLAIYRFRRLRNRVLPFAEAQGILSDEDIFTMIS
- a CDS encoding TlpA family protein disulfide reductase; translated protein: MEEKRVRADDGYRFKHIIFFVFIIIAAAVFILFQGKDSFFTSHKPRVKVGMPAPNFTFPGLDGKNISLADFKGKVVFVNIWATWCPPCREEMPSMEKLHQELKGKDFEILAVSIDTAGAAAVAPFMKEYKLSFPALLDPEGRIKNLYGTTGVPESFIVNKEGLIEEIVIGPRDWFTPEVVRFFRNLIQRP
- a CDS encoding cytochrome c biogenesis protein CcdA, with translation MGFNISIGLAFLAGLASFLSPCLFSLVPAYIGYLGGRAAGGENRSGNRFTTFTHGLAFVLGFSVVFVLLGVAASAFGSLLYDLRNWVARIGGIVVILFGLHMTGVFRIAFLEYDVRIQGNPDRKRGYITSFLMGIFFSAGWSPCIGPVLGSILTLAVKGSSVALGTKLLISYSLGLAIPFLIAALSIGWLSGIIRRYGKMAHYVEVGMGVVLVIVGLMLLFNVFQWISNYGQFFWIDFGL
- a CDS encoding fumarate hydratase; the protein is MREINISEIVATVKALLIEANYHLGQDIVAAFERGIAGDESPVAREVLKELKENARIAAEGEYPLCQDTGLAVLFVDIGQDVHVVGGNIKDAFNEGVRQAYKDGYLRKSSCDPFTRKNTGDNTPAIIHYDIVPGEKIKIMAVPKGGGAENMSRVQMLAPSAGVEGIKDYIVNRIREAGSNPCPPIIVGVGIGGTFERTAILAKKALLRKLGERNPDPGIAALEREVLELINKLGTGPMGYGGTTTALEVFFEVEPCHIASLPLAVNVQCHQNRHKEATI